From a region of the Neobacillus niacini genome:
- a CDS encoding CotO family spore coat protein yields the protein MEKKPKRGPLLYVSQTFLDTPVKNMQEIFTNRQEVQLPMEEPQLEEENNKKVFEVSLAKTDLPKESKVKEVKQEKKTQSNQEKQRAFNRVKGFKEMNLMERLEYLDNFPKALPPVPCVFYTEEKNYQGYLVEYNEQDVTIRFPNQTTETIPFKSLKDVMMIGIKR from the coding sequence ATGGAGAAAAAGCCAAAACGTGGACCGTTACTTTACGTTTCACAGACTTTTTTAGATACACCTGTAAAAAACATGCAGGAAATTTTTACAAACCGGCAGGAGGTCCAACTGCCGATGGAAGAACCACAGCTAGAGGAGGAAAACAACAAGAAGGTCTTTGAGGTTTCATTGGCTAAGACTGATTTACCTAAAGAGTCTAAAGTTAAAGAAGTAAAGCAGGAGAAAAAAACCCAAAGTAATCAAGAAAAACAACGTGCATTTAACCGCGTAAAAGGCTTTAAGGAAATGAATCTTATGGAGCGTTTAGAATACCTGGACAATTTCCCTAAAGCATTACCACCTGTTCCATGCGTTTTTTATACCGAAGAAAAGAATTACCAGGGCTATTTAGTCGAGTACAACGAACAAGATGTAACCATTCGATTTCCAAATCAAACAACTGAAACGATACCTTTCAAGAGTTTAAAAGATGTTATGATGATCGGAATAAAGCGATAA
- the fabI gene encoding enoyl-ACP reductase FabI encodes MNLSLAGKTYVVMGVANKRSIAWGIARSLNNAGARLIFTYAGERLESSVRELAESLEAEGTLVLPCDVTKDEEVAKCFTEIKEAVGTIHGVAHCIAFANKEELSGEYLNTTREGFLLAHNISSYSLTAVAKEARGLMTEGGSIVTLTYLGGERVIPNYNVMGVAKASLDASVRYLAEDLGKEGIRVNSISAGPIRTLSAKGISDFNQITKVIEEKAPLRRATTPEEVGDTALFLFSNLSRGITGENIHVDSGFHIL; translated from the coding sequence ATGAATCTTTCTTTAGCAGGAAAAACATATGTAGTAATGGGTGTTGCAAATAAACGTAGTATTGCATGGGGTATTGCTCGTTCGCTGAACAATGCAGGAGCACGATTAATTTTCACATATGCAGGTGAAAGACTTGAAAGCAGTGTTAGAGAATTGGCGGAGTCCTTGGAAGCAGAAGGTACCCTTGTGCTGCCATGTGATGTAACAAAGGATGAGGAAGTAGCGAAATGCTTTACTGAAATCAAGGAAGCTGTAGGTACCATCCATGGTGTTGCACACTGTATTGCATTTGCAAATAAAGAAGAATTAAGCGGAGAATATTTGAATACAACAAGAGAAGGCTTCTTGTTGGCGCATAACATTAGTTCTTACTCTTTAACAGCTGTGGCAAAAGAGGCTAGAGGATTGATGACCGAAGGCGGAAGTATTGTCACTCTAACTTATTTAGGCGGGGAACGAGTAATACCGAATTATAATGTCATGGGTGTTGCGAAGGCTTCCTTAGACGCAAGCGTTCGTTATTTGGCTGAAGACCTAGGCAAGGAAGGGATTCGTGTCAATTCAATCTCAGCTGGTCCAATAAGAACTCTATCAGCAAAAGGTATTAGTGATTTTAATCAGATTACAAAGGTGATTGAAGAAAAAGCACCTTTACGTAGAGCTACAACGCCAGAAGAAGTCGGTGATACTGCACTATTCCTATTCAGCAATCTGTCGCGGGGTATTACAGGAGAAAATATTCACGTCGATTCAGGATTTCATATTTTATAA
- a CDS encoding monovalent cation:proton antiporter family protein, whose protein sequence is MEQHASVISLLIVVTVAFVTPILLHRLRLNYIPVVVAEIIMGLVIGKSGFNVVHEDMWLSTLSTLGFIFLMFLSGLEIDFTAFRGSKKPITLPSGKKEPNTFMVSSMIFTGIFIFSLGLSYLFVFAGFIENAFLMTLIISTISLGVVVPTLKEAHLMKTNIGQIILLVAVVADLVTMILLAIFVSLYDPGQGNTWLLLILFAAGVVLYFVGKRFKNRPLLESLSKGTVQIGTRAVFMLIIVLVGLSETVGAENILGAFLAGVLVSLLSPNQELVHKLDSFGYGFLIPIFFVMIGVELDIWSLFADKKLLLLIPLLLVGLLLSKVVPVYLLKIWYDTKTVLASGFLLTSTLSLVIAAATIGERMEVITPEMSGTLILVAVITSIFTPIAFKKLFPFEVAAHPKVRIAFLGANQVTLPVSRELKSGLYEPVLYHTKMEKYEKMTSNSLFDIVEIVDYSLETIEKNKIFQNEIIVLSTGNEQTNADLAIKAKEMGVSRIIARIEGPELEQSLREKDIEVFSSFMSTKTLLRALIETPSVINILTNQETSLYEIRMQNEQFDGMTLRRFPFTGDVIFVRIFRGKDSIVPHGDTELLLKDRLIVTGSKEYVDELKRELEF, encoded by the coding sequence ATGGAACAGCATGCGTCTGTAATTTCTTTATTAATTGTCGTGACAGTGGCCTTTGTAACGCCTATTCTGCTCCACAGGTTACGATTAAATTATATTCCTGTGGTGGTCGCAGAAATCATTATGGGGCTTGTGATTGGAAAAAGCGGTTTTAACGTAGTTCACGAAGATATGTGGTTATCAACACTTTCTACTCTAGGATTTATTTTCTTGATGTTCCTTAGTGGATTAGAGATTGATTTTACTGCTTTTAGAGGAAGTAAGAAACCTATCACGCTGCCTAGTGGTAAAAAAGAACCAAATACCTTCATGGTCTCGTCTATGATTTTTACAGGAATATTTATCTTCTCATTAGGTTTATCCTATTTGTTTGTTTTTGCTGGTTTTATTGAAAATGCCTTTTTAATGACACTCATTATATCAACTATTTCTTTAGGAGTCGTGGTTCCAACCTTAAAAGAAGCACACCTTATGAAGACAAATATTGGTCAAATTATCTTATTGGTCGCCGTTGTGGCAGATTTAGTGACCATGATTCTCTTGGCCATCTTTGTGTCTTTATATGACCCAGGACAGGGAAATACATGGCTGTTACTGATTTTGTTTGCAGCCGGAGTTGTATTGTATTTTGTGGGCAAAAGGTTTAAGAATCGTCCCTTACTAGAGTCTCTTTCAAAAGGGACTGTACAAATTGGGACTCGTGCAGTTTTTATGCTTATTATCGTGTTAGTTGGGCTCTCTGAAACGGTAGGGGCGGAAAATATTCTTGGAGCGTTCCTTGCCGGCGTATTGGTTTCTCTTCTTTCACCAAACCAGGAACTGGTCCATAAATTAGATTCCTTCGGCTATGGTTTCTTAATACCAATCTTTTTTGTAATGATTGGTGTGGAATTAGATATTTGGTCACTTTTTGCAGATAAAAAGCTATTGTTATTAATCCCATTATTATTAGTAGGACTTTTACTTTCAAAGGTTGTCCCGGTTTATTTACTGAAGATCTGGTACGATACCAAAACTGTACTAGCTTCAGGTTTTTTACTCACATCTACTCTATCATTAGTAATTGCTGCAGCGACCATTGGGGAGCGTATGGAGGTTATTACTCCGGAGATGAGTGGAACACTGATTCTTGTTGCCGTCATAACTTCTATTTTTACACCGATTGCTTTTAAAAAATTATTCCCATTTGAAGTGGCGGCGCACCCAAAAGTAAGAATTGCCTTTTTAGGAGCAAACCAAGTAACATTGCCTGTATCAAGGGAACTTAAGTCGGGTCTTTACGAACCGGTTTTATATCATACGAAAATGGAAAAATATGAAAAAATGACTTCAAATTCATTGTTTGATATCGTCGAGATCGTTGATTATTCATTAGAAACGATCGAAAAAAATAAAATTTTTCAAAATGAAATCATTGTTCTTTCTACAGGAAATGAACAGACAAACGCAGATTTAGCGATAAAAGCGAAGGAAATGGGAGTATCGAGAATAATCGCTCGTATTGAAGGTCCCGAACTTGAGCAAAGCTTGAGAGAAAAGGACATTGAGGTTTTCTCTTCCTTCATGTCAACCAAAACATTACTTCGGGCCTTAATCGAAACACCTAGTGTTATTAACATTCTAACAAATCAAGAAACCTCACTATATGAAATAAGAATGCAAAATGAACAGTTTGATGGTATGACATTAAGGAGGTTCCCGTTTACAGGTGATGTCATTTTTGTGCGGATTTTCCGAGGAAAGGATTCCATAGTTCCTCATGGTGACACTGAGCTGTTATTGAAAGATCGTTTGATTGTTACTGGCTCAAAGGAATATGTGGATGAATTGAAAAGGGAGCTCGAGTTCTAA
- the prpE gene encoding bis(5'-nucleosyl)-tetraphosphatase PrpE, protein MKIDIIGDIHGCLPEFEALTKKCGYEWKEGIPVHPEDRRLAFVGDLTDRGPASLKVAEIVWRLVIEQKQAFYTPGNHCNKLYRYFLGSKVQETHGLETTVAEYKSLAKKDQQSIRNKFVDLYEKSPLHLVLDQKKLVIAHAGIKEEFIGKTNSKVKTFVLYGDITGEKHPDGSPVRRDWAKHYTGKAIIVYGHTPVKEPRVINNTYNIDTGAVFGGKLTALRYPELEIVSVDSTMPYIKEKFKDFD, encoded by the coding sequence ATGAAAATTGATATCATCGGTGATATACATGGGTGTTTACCCGAATTTGAAGCCTTAACAAAAAAATGCGGTTACGAATGGAAGGAAGGAATCCCAGTACACCCAGAAGACAGGCGTTTAGCCTTTGTTGGGGATTTAACGGACCGTGGTCCAGCTTCCTTAAAAGTTGCTGAAATAGTCTGGCGGCTTGTAATCGAACAGAAACAGGCATTTTATACGCCAGGGAACCATTGCAATAAGCTTTACCGATACTTCCTTGGGAGTAAGGTCCAGGAAACACATGGACTTGAAACGACTGTAGCAGAATATAAGTCATTAGCTAAAAAAGATCAGCAGTCCATTCGAAATAAATTTGTCGACCTTTACGAAAAATCACCGCTTCATTTAGTGTTAGATCAAAAAAAGTTAGTGATAGCACACGCTGGGATAAAAGAAGAATTTATCGGAAAAACAAATTCTAAAGTTAAGACCTTTGTCCTTTATGGAGATATAACGGGTGAAAAACATCCTGACGGTTCCCCAGTTAGAAGAGATTGGGCGAAACACTATACAGGTAAAGCAATCATTGTATATGGGCATACCCCAGTAAAAGAACCAAGAGTAATCAATAATACATATAATATTGATACTGGAGCTGTTTTTGGCGGTAAGTTAACGGCGCTTCGATATCCTGAGTTGGAAATCGTTTCGGTAGATTCTACTATGCCATATATTAAAGAGAAATTTAAAGACTTTGATTAA
- a CDS encoding RluA family pseudouridine synthase, giving the protein MKPNFELQWTINEEHEGRMIKEFLKEKEISRIALTDIKFKGGKILVNNIEVNVRYLLKADDIVTVIFPPENPSEGVIGEKIELEILFEDPFILVVNKPAGMSTIPSREHPNGSLANALVGYYEEIGIRATSHIVTRLDRDTSGIVLIAKQRHVHHLLSKQQQNGHVKRTYEAFAQGSLKLEMGSIEEPIGRKADSIIEREVRIDGQYACTHYKVLKRYKDLTHVELQLETGRTHQIRVHMSFIGHPLLGDDLYGGNLILIERQALHCKKIHFIHPFNGREMTFTAPLPLDMNEIIKAAL; this is encoded by the coding sequence GTGAAACCAAATTTTGAATTGCAGTGGACTATTAATGAAGAGCATGAGGGTCGAATGATCAAGGAGTTCCTGAAAGAAAAGGAAATATCTAGGATTGCTCTAACGGATATAAAATTCAAAGGCGGTAAGATTCTGGTTAATAACATAGAAGTGAATGTCCGCTATTTGTTAAAAGCAGATGATATTGTGACCGTAATTTTTCCTCCTGAAAACCCAAGCGAAGGCGTTATCGGCGAAAAAATCGAATTAGAGATCCTTTTTGAAGATCCATTTATCCTAGTAGTTAATAAACCAGCGGGGATGAGTACCATTCCATCTAGAGAACATCCTAATGGAAGTTTGGCAAATGCCTTGGTAGGGTATTACGAAGAAATAGGTATTAGGGCTACCTCTCATATTGTTACTCGTTTAGACCGGGATACCTCAGGGATTGTTTTAATTGCAAAACAAAGGCATGTCCATCATTTATTAAGTAAGCAGCAGCAAAACGGTCATGTTAAAAGAACGTATGAAGCATTTGCTCAGGGTAGTTTAAAGCTTGAAATGGGCTCGATCGAAGAACCGATTGGCAGGAAGGCTGACAGTATAATAGAGAGAGAAGTCCGTATTGATGGACAATATGCCTGCACCCATTACAAAGTGTTAAAAAGGTATAAAGATTTAACTCATGTAGAGCTGCAGCTGGAGACTGGCAGAACTCATCAAATTCGGGTTCATATGTCATTTATTGGTCATCCCTTACTGGGAGATGACTTATATGGGGGAAATCTTATACTTATTGAGCGACAGGCCCTGCATTGTAAAAAGATCCACTTTATACACCCTTTTAACGGCAGGGAAATGACATTCACTGCACCACTTCCTTTAGATATGAATGAAATAATAAAGGCTGCCCTTTAA
- a CDS encoding NAD kinase: protein MKFAITSKGDQKSNILMHKMRTYLLDFDLIYDEDQPDIVVSIGGDGTLLYAFHRYSSRLDKTAFVGIHTGHLGFYADWTPDEIEKLVIAIAKTPYQVVEYPLIEVIIRYQHAGKESRYLALNESTVKSVEGTLVMDVEIRGQHFERFRGDGLCVSTPSGSTAYNKALGGAIIHPSISALQVAEMASINNRVFRTVGSPLILPSHHTCMLKPVNRLDFQVTVDHLTLLHKDVKSIQFRVPDEKIRFARFRPFPFWKRVHDSFISDSD, encoded by the coding sequence ATGAAATTTGCGATTACATCCAAAGGAGATCAAAAATCGAATATCTTGATGCATAAAATGCGTACTTACTTACTCGATTTCGATCTTATATACGATGAGGATCAACCGGATATTGTCGTTTCGATTGGTGGAGATGGGACACTTCTATATGCTTTTCACCGATACAGCAGCCGCTTGGATAAAACTGCTTTTGTCGGAATACATACAGGCCATCTAGGCTTTTATGCAGACTGGACACCTGATGAAATCGAAAAACTTGTGATTGCCATTGCCAAAACTCCCTATCAGGTTGTTGAATATCCTTTAATAGAGGTCATTATTCGTTATCAGCATGCTGGAAAGGAATCTCGATATCTAGCGCTTAATGAATCAACCGTAAAAAGTGTAGAGGGCACATTGGTTATGGATGTCGAAATCCGCGGTCAGCACTTTGAACGCTTCCGGGGTGATGGTTTATGTGTTTCCACACCCTCCGGCAGTACCGCATATAATAAAGCGCTTGGCGGGGCTATTATCCATCCTTCAATATCCGCATTGCAGGTTGCAGAGATGGCATCCATTAATAACCGTGTCTTTCGAACAGTCGGCTCACCGCTTATTCTGCCTTCCCATCATACCTGTATGTTAAAACCAGTTAATCGTCTGGATTTTCAGGTAACTGTTGATCATCTAACATTACTTCATAAAGATGTAAAATCGATTCAATTTAGGGTGCCAGATGAAAAAATTCGTTTTGCACGTTTCCGGCCATTTCCTTTCTGGAAGAGGGTTCATGACTCCTTTATATCAGATTCAGACTAA
- a CDS encoding GTP pyrophosphokinase family protein, whose translation MKHWDQFLAPYKQAVSELKIKLKGMRGQFELDSSHSPIEFVTGRVKPIASILDKANQKGIPLDKLEEEMQDIAGMRIMCQFVDDIHYVVSLLRNRNDLEIVEERDYISHKKTSGYRSYHVVIRYPVQTIHGEKKILAEIQIRTLAMNFWATIEHTLNYKYKGIFPADIKMRLQSAAEAAFRLDEEMSLIRGEIQEAQAFFTRNKEFKQEEKS comes from the coding sequence ATGAAGCATTGGGACCAATTCTTAGCTCCATATAAACAAGCAGTATCAGAGCTGAAAATAAAATTAAAGGGCATGAGAGGACAATTTGAGTTAGACTCCAGCCATTCACCGATCGAATTTGTCACCGGTCGAGTCAAGCCGATTGCAAGTATCCTTGATAAGGCAAATCAAAAAGGTATTCCACTAGATAAATTGGAAGAGGAAATGCAGGACATTGCCGGTATGCGTATCATGTGTCAATTTGTCGATGATATTCATTATGTTGTCAGCTTATTAAGGAACCGAAATGACCTTGAAATCGTCGAGGAAAGGGATTATATATCACATAAAAAAACGAGCGGATATCGTTCTTACCATGTTGTGATACGTTATCCTGTACAAACGATCCATGGGGAAAAGAAAATACTTGCTGAAATTCAAATCAGGACATTGGCAATGAACTTTTGGGCGACAATAGAACACACGTTAAATTATAAATATAAAGGAATTTTCCCAGCTGATATTAAAATGAGACTGCAAAGTGCTGCAGAGGCGGCGTTTCGTCTTGATGAGGAAATGTCCTTGATTCGTGGTGAGATTCAAGAGGCACAAGCATTTTTTACAAGAAATAAGGAGTTTAAGCAGGAAGAGAAAAGCTGA
- a CDS encoding CYTH domain-containing protein, translating into MSETIEIEFKNLLTKVEYKKLLNAFTVKDEEIISQSNHYFDTPDFTLKELGSALRTREKNDHYEMTLKQPADIGLLETTQTLSKNEFLAAINTGILPKGIIQERLEQLNIPFTNLEYFGSLTTKRAEFPYNEGLLVLDHSLYLNTEDYEIEYEVLDFQRGQVAFKALLEQYNIPLRITPNKIARFYQQKI; encoded by the coding sequence ATGTCAGAGACAATTGAAATAGAATTTAAAAATTTACTCACAAAAGTCGAGTATAAAAAACTGCTTAATGCATTTACCGTAAAGGATGAGGAAATCATCAGCCAATCAAATCATTATTTTGACACACCCGATTTTACACTAAAGGAGTTAGGTTCTGCTTTAAGGACCAGGGAAAAAAATGATCACTATGAAATGACATTAAAGCAGCCGGCTGACATTGGTCTGTTAGAAACCACACAAACTTTATCTAAAAATGAATTCCTGGCTGCGATCAATACTGGAATACTCCCTAAGGGAATTATTCAGGAGCGTTTGGAACAATTAAATATACCGTTTACGAATTTAGAATATTTCGGCTCTCTCACAACTAAAAGGGCTGAATTTCCATACAACGAAGGGCTCCTCGTATTGGATCATAGCCTATATCTAAATACGGAAGACTACGAGATTGAATACGAAGTGCTGGATTTTCAACGTGGTCAGGTTGCCTTCAAAGCGCTGCTCGAACAATATAATATACCCTTACGAATAACCCCAAATAAGATTGCTCGGTTTTATCAGCAAAAAATATAA
- a CDS encoding globin, whose protein sequence is MYEKKPTPFEALGEDTLHRLVDTFYGLVAQHPDLAPIFPNEFSEIARKQKQFLTQYLGGPALYTEEHGHPMMRARHLPFPITPTRAKAWLSCMKQAMDKTGLEGPIRDEFYSRLYLTAQHMINKPDDSEITGEDS, encoded by the coding sequence ATGTATGAGAAAAAGCCTACTCCATTTGAAGCCCTTGGCGAAGATACCTTACACCGCCTAGTGGATACTTTTTATGGTCTAGTTGCACAACATCCTGATCTTGCACCTATCTTTCCAAATGAATTTTCCGAAATTGCCCGTAAACAAAAGCAATTTTTAACACAATATTTGGGGGGACCAGCGTTGTATACTGAAGAGCATGGTCATCCGATGATGCGTGCACGTCATTTGCCTTTTCCCATTACTCCTACCCGTGCAAAAGCATGGTTATCTTGCATGAAACAAGCGATGGACAAGACTGGATTAGAGGGTCCAATAAGGGATGAATTTTATTCTAGGCTCTATCTTACTGCACAACACATGATTAATAAGCCAGATGACAGTGAGATAACAGGTGAAGATTCGTGA
- a CDS encoding ClpXP adapter SpxH family protein codes for MSNPWFTSKQQVYNYDKKPLEIYMFIDPLCPECWALEPILKKLHIEYGRYFSIKHVLSGRIANLNVSKKKNYEVIAELWEKTASRSGMSCDGSLWLENPVASPYIASVAIKAAELQGRRAGIRFLRKVQEKLFIDKQNISHFDVLKSCAKSAGLDVEEFISDFHSESSAKAFQCDLKITTEMEVQEIPTLVFFNENVEDEGIKITGSYPYEVYVQILEEMLSEQPVKNPPPPLETFLKYFKLVASKEIAVVYNMSITQVEREMKKLLLLQKVEQLPAKYGTFWRYVED; via the coding sequence GTGAGTAACCCTTGGTTCACTTCAAAGCAGCAAGTCTACAATTACGATAAGAAGCCACTTGAAATATATATGTTTATCGATCCTTTATGCCCAGAGTGTTGGGCACTCGAGCCAATCTTAAAAAAACTGCACATTGAATATGGCCGCTATTTTTCCATTAAACACGTTTTAAGTGGGCGTATCGCAAATTTAAATGTTAGCAAAAAGAAAAATTATGAAGTAATTGCAGAATTATGGGAAAAGACAGCTAGCAGATCGGGAATGTCCTGTGATGGGAGCCTTTGGTTAGAAAACCCTGTAGCTTCACCGTATATTGCTTCTGTTGCAATAAAGGCAGCAGAACTGCAAGGCAGACGAGCGGGTATTCGGTTTCTTCGCAAGGTGCAAGAAAAACTCTTTATTGATAAACAAAACATCTCCCATTTTGATGTATTAAAATCTTGTGCAAAGAGTGCAGGATTAGATGTCGAGGAATTCATTTCTGATTTCCATTCTGAAAGTTCGGCGAAAGCATTTCAGTGTGACTTAAAAATCACCACTGAAATGGAGGTACAAGAAATTCCCACCCTTGTATTTTTTAACGAGAATGTAGAAGACGAAGGAATTAAAATAACTGGTTCTTATCCGTATGAAGTCTATGTGCAAATTCTTGAAGAAATGCTTTCTGAACAGCCAGTAAAAAATCCGCCGCCGCCATTAGAGACATTTTTGAAATATTTTAAACTAGTGGCCTCAAAAGAAATTGCAGTCGTTTATAACATGTCTATTACTCAGGTTGAACGGGAAATGAAAAAATTGTTATTACTTCAAAAGGTTGAACAGCTTCCGGCAAAATATGGGACTTTTTGGCGATATGTTGAAGATTAG
- the pepF gene encoding oligoendopeptidase F, which translates to MANEAVVKALPSRSEIPVEETWRLEDIFASDKEWENEFQDVKSQISGIKEFEGKLGESADTLYNALQFQDKLLERIGKLYTYAHMRYDQDTTNSFYQGLDDRMKNLYSQAGSQLAFIVPEILSLEESKVKGFLNKKTELKLYEHAIEEINLQRPHVLSGEVEALLAEASEVMDASSNTFGMLNNADLKFPSVKDENGEEVEITHGRYIRFLESADQRVRRDAFKAVYDTYGNFRNTFASTISGNVKKDNFNARIRKYDSARHAALSANNIPESVYDNLVNTVNDHLHLLHRYVKLRKKVLGVDELHMYDLYTPLVKDVKMEIPYKQAEELVIKGLAPLGEEYSQILKEGFENRWVDVHENKGKRSGAYSSGAYGTNPYILMNWQDNVNNLFTLAHEFGHSVHSYYTRKNQPYPYGNYSIFVAEVASTCNEALLNDYLLKTIDDEQKRIYLLNHYLEGFRGTVFRQTMFAEYEHLIHQKAQNNEALTADSLTSEYYALNKKYFGEEDIVIDEEIGLEWARIPHFYYNYYVYQYATGFSAATALSKQILEEGEPAVKRYIDFLSAGSSDYPIEVLKKAGVDMTSADPIRDACKVFEEKLNELEQLLS; encoded by the coding sequence ATGGCAAACGAAGCTGTAGTAAAGGCGTTGCCTTCAAGAAGTGAAATTCCTGTTGAAGAGACATGGAGATTGGAAGATATCTTCGCTAGCGATAAAGAATGGGAAAATGAATTTCAAGACGTCAAAAGTCAAATATCAGGAATCAAAGAGTTTGAGGGGAAACTTGGGGAGAGTGCCGACACTCTTTATAATGCTCTTCAATTTCAGGATAAGCTGCTTGAAAGAATCGGCAAGCTTTATACATACGCCCATATGCGTTATGACCAGGATACAACGAACTCCTTTTACCAAGGATTAGATGACAGGATGAAAAATTTATACTCACAAGCTGGCAGTCAATTAGCATTTATTGTTCCTGAGATTCTATCTTTAGAGGAAAGTAAAGTTAAGGGATTTTTAAATAAAAAAACTGAATTAAAGCTTTATGAGCATGCAATCGAAGAGATTAATCTTCAGAGACCGCACGTTTTGTCCGGAGAGGTGGAAGCGTTATTAGCGGAAGCTAGTGAGGTAATGGATGCCTCCAGCAATACCTTCGGGATGTTAAATAATGCAGATTTAAAATTCCCTTCTGTAAAAGATGAAAATGGTGAAGAGGTTGAGATTACCCACGGCCGATATATCCGTTTTCTCGAAAGTGCCGACCAAAGGGTTCGCCGTGATGCTTTCAAAGCAGTATACGACACGTATGGAAATTTCCGCAATACCTTTGCAAGTACAATCAGCGGCAATGTGAAAAAGGATAATTTTAATGCAAGAATCAGAAAATATGATTCTGCCAGGCATGCAGCACTATCTGCCAATAATATTCCTGAAAGCGTGTATGATAATTTAGTAAACACGGTAAATGATCACTTACACCTATTGCACCGTTACGTGAAACTCCGTAAAAAAGTTTTAGGAGTAGACGAACTGCATATGTACGATCTTTACACTCCTCTTGTAAAAGATGTCAAAATGGAAATACCTTATAAACAGGCAGAAGAGCTTGTAATAAAAGGGCTTGCTCCACTAGGCGAAGAATATTCCCAAATTTTAAAAGAGGGTTTTGAGAACCGCTGGGTAGACGTACACGAAAATAAAGGAAAGCGAAGCGGAGCTTATTCTTCTGGAGCTTATGGAACAAATCCATATATTCTTATGAATTGGCAGGATAATGTAAATAACTTATTTACATTGGCTCATGAATTTGGCCATTCCGTCCATAGCTACTATACAAGAAAAAATCAGCCGTATCCTTATGGAAACTATTCTATTTTTGTTGCGGAAGTAGCCTCAACTTGTAACGAAGCATTATTAAATGATTATTTATTAAAAACCATTGACGATGAGCAAAAAAGAATCTATTTGTTAAATCATTATTTAGAAGGCTTCAGAGGTACTGTTTTCCGACAAACGATGTTTGCAGAGTATGAACATCTCATTCATCAAAAAGCTCAAAATAATGAGGCTTTAACAGCGGATTCATTAACTAGTGAATACTATGCTCTGAATAAGAAGTATTTTGGTGAAGAAGATATCGTTATCGATGAGGAAATCGGCTTAGAATGGGCTAGAATTCCACATTTCTATTACAACTATTATGTATATCAATATGCAACCGGCTTTAGTGCAGCAACCGCGTTAAGCAAGCAGATTCTAGAGGAAGGCGAGCCAGCGGTTAAACGCTATATCGATTTCTTAAGCGCAGGAAGCTCTGATTACCCAATAGAAGTACTAAAAAAGGCGGGAGTAGACATGACAAGCGCCGACCCAATTAGAGACGCATGCAAAGTGTTCGAAGAGAAATTAAATGAATTAGAACAGTTATTATCCTAG